Proteins co-encoded in one Tiliqua scincoides isolate rTilSci1 chromosome 12, rTilSci1.hap2, whole genome shotgun sequence genomic window:
- the CETN2 gene encoding centrin-2 — protein MASCYKKTALVAPPQRKKTAPKTELTEEQKQEIREAFDLFDTDGTGNIDVKELKVAMRALGFEPKKDEIKKMILDIDKEGTGKISYNDFLGVMTQKMAEKDSKEEILKAFKLFDDDETGKISFKNLKRVAKELGENLTDEELQEMIDEADRDGDGEVNEQEFLRIMKKTSLY, from the exons GCTTCCTGCTATAAGAAGACCGCCTTGGTGGCTCCACCTCAGAGGAAAAAGACTGCCCCCAAAACTGAACTCACAGAAGAACAGAAGCAGGAGATTCGGGAAGCATTTGATTTGTTTGATACGGATGGGACTGGGAACATAGATGTTAAAGAACTGAAG GTCGCCATGAGAGCACTTGGTTTTGAACCCAAGAAAGATGAGATCAAGAAAATGATTTTGGACATTGATAAGGAAGGGACTGGAAAGATTAGCTACAATGACTTCTTAGGAGTGATGACCCAGAAAATG GCTGAAAAAGATTCTAAAGAAGAGATTCTGAAAGCCTTCAAACTCTTTGACGACGATGAAACTGGCAAAATCTCTTTTAAAAACCTGAAGCGTGTGGCCAAAGAGCTGGGAGAAAATCTCACTGATGAGGAGCTGCAG GAAATGATCGACGAAGCCGATCGGGATGGGGACGGGGAGGTCAACGAGCAGGAGTTCTTGCGAATCATGAAGAAAACCAGCCTCTACTGA